The Gaiellales bacterium genomic interval TCCGCAACACCGACCGCTCGGTGACCGACGTCTGCCTCGCGGTCGGTTTGACGAGCGTCGGGTCCTTCGTGACGAGCTTCGGACGCACGTACGGGCTCTCGCCCACCGCGTACCGCGCAGTGCATGAACCCGCCGCGACGCACGTGCGCATCCCCACGTGCGTGCTCCAGGCGTATGCGCGACCGCACTCGAGCAGTTTTCGAGAAGACACTCGCGCCGCGCACGGCTAACGTCGTCGCGGATTCGCTCACGACGACGGAGGTGGTCACGATGTTGAAGCAGCTCACGCACGTCCAGGTCTGGGTGCACGACCAGGACGAGGCACTCGCGTTCTACACCGACAAGCTCGGCATGGAGCTTCGCGAGGACATCACGGTTCCGGAGATGGGCAACTTCCGCTGGCTCAGCGTGGGCATCCCGGGACAGGACGTCTCGATCACGTTGATGGCGATCCCCGGCCCGCCGGTCTTCGAACAGGAAACCCGAAAGCAGATCCAGGAGCTGCTGGCGAAGGGCGCCTCGGGAGGTCTCTTCTTCGCGACGGACGACGCACAGGGAAGCTACGAAGAGCTGAAGGACCGCGGCGTCGAGTTCACGCAGGAGCCGACCGAGCAGCCGTACGGCATCGACGCCGGCTTCCGCGACCCGTCCGGCAACCAGATGCGGATGGCGACGCTCTCCGATCCCGCCTGACAAGCAACGGGGTCAGACCCCGAACGGCGGGCGTGGCACTTCTGTGACGCTTCCGTACGGGGTCTGACCCCAGTTCGTGGGGCGATGTTTCGCCGGTCACAGGCCTGGGAACGATGCGGCTACCGTGAACGCGCGTCGAGTCTTGGGCGTGGTGGTGGGGGTCATGGGCATCCTGGCGACGGCCGTCGCGTGCGGCCAGAGCAGCGGGAGCACCAAGGGCCCCGTCACCCTCAACTGGTACATCTTCCCCGAGTTCTCCGGCGCGTTCGTGAAGAGCGCAGCGCAGTGCTCCGCGCACTCCGGCGGCGCCTACACGATCAAGATCCAGACGCTCCCGAACGCCGCCGACGGCCAGCGCCAGCAGATGGTGCGCCGCCTGGCGGCCGACGATTCGTCGCTCGACATCCTCGGCCTCGACGTCACCTGGACGCCGGAGTTCGCCGAGGCGGGCTGGATCCAGCCCTGGCCGCAAGACCTGAGGCAGAAGATCGAGAAGGGCACGCTGAAGACCATGGTCAACACGGCCACCTGGAACGGCAAGCTCTACTCGGCGCCGTTCAACACGAACACGCAGCTGCTCTGGTACCGCAAGGATCTGGTGCCGCACCCGCCCAAGACGTGGAAGCAGATGATCTCGATGGCGGACCAGCTGGCCAAGGAGGGCAAGCCCCACCTCATCGAGATACAGGGTGCCCAGTACGAGGGCTACACGGTGTGGTTCAACACGCTCGTGAACTCGGCCGGCGGCCAGATCGTGAGCCCGGACGGCAAGCGGGTCGTCCTCGGCCAGCCCGCCGTCCTGGCGCTCGACACGATCCACGCTCTGGCGCACTCGAACGGCGCGGATCCGTCGCTCGGGAACCAGATGGAGGACCAGAACCGGCTGCAGTTCGAGGCCGGCAGGGCGGCGTTCGAGCTGAACTACCCGTACGTCTACCCGTCTGCCAAGGCCGACGTCCCGGACATCTTCAAGAACATGAAGTGGACGACCTACCCGACGGTGAAGGACGGGGTGCCGGCCCGCGTGACCATCGGCGGCATCAACCTGGCCGTCGGTGAGTTCTCGAAGCACAAGGCCCAGGCCTTCGCCGCCATCCAGTGCCTGCGAAACCCGCAGAACGAGATCCGAAACGCGGTGCTCGGCGGCCTGCCGCCCGTGCTCGAGAAGATCTATTCCCAGCCGGCGTTCCAGAAGGCCTACCCGATGTGGAAGGCGATCTTCGACACGCTGAAGAACGCCAGCGTGCGCCCCAAGACGCCGGCCTACCAGAGCGTGTCGCTCCAGATCTCCTACACGCTGACGCCGCCGACCGGCGTGTCCGCCGGTCTCCTGGGCACGCTGCGGTCGCGCATCAGCGACGCCATCAACTCGAAGGGGCTGGTGCCATGAGGCTGCCGTTCCGGACGAACGTGGGCGCCGTGGCCGAGGCGGGGCCGCGCGTCGCGATGGGGCGGCCGCGCAAGCGGATGCTGACCGAGCGCCAGCGGGCCGAGCGCAAGCTGGCGTGGATGCTGTGCGCGCCCGCGGTCATCATCATGGCGCTCGTCGCGGTCTACCCGATCGTCTACGCGATCTACCTGTCGTTCCAGCGGTATGACCTGCGCTTCCCGGCCGACCAGAAGTGGGTCGGGCTGGCGAACTACCAGACCATCCTCTCCTCGACGGGCCTCTGGTGGCAGGCGTTCGGGGTGACGGTGGTGATCACCGTCGTCTCGGTCACGATCGAGCTGATCCTCGGCTTCGCGGTCGCGTTCGTCATGCACCGCACGCTCTTCACCCGCGGGCTCGTGCGCACGGCGGTGCTGATCCCGTACGGCATCGTCACCGTCGTCGCCGCCTTCAGCTGGCAGTACGCGTGGACACCCGGCACGGGCTATCTCATCAGCTGGTTCGGCAGCCCGACGTCGGCGCCGCTGACCCACCAGTGGTCGGCGATCGCGATCATCATCCTGGCCGAGGTCTGGAAGACGACGCCGTTCATGGCGCTCCTGCTGCTGGCCGGGCTCTCGCTCGTCCCCGACGAGCTGCTGCGCGCGGCCAAGGTCGACGGCGCCACCGGCTGGCAGCGCTTCATCCGCGTGATCGTGCCGGTGATGAAGCCGGCCATCCTGGTCGCGCTGCTCTTCCGCACGCTCGACGCGTTCCGGATCTTCGACAACATCTACATCCTGACGCAGGGGTCGCAGAACACCCGCTCCGTCTCGATCCTGAACTACGACCAGCTGTTCACGGCACTCAACCTGGGGGTGGGCTCGGCCATGTCGGTGCTGATCTTCATCGCGGTGGCGCTGATCGCGTTCACCTTCATCAAGGGCTTCGGCGCGGCCGCTCCCGGACAGGACCTGCGATGAGGTCGACGCCCCGACAGAAGATCGGCTGGGGCATCGCCAACGTGGTGGTGCTCGTGATCGCGGCGGTGCCCGTCCTGTGGCTGGTCTCGCTCTCCTTCAAGGATCCGAGCACGCTCACGGACGGCAGCTTCTACCCGAAGAAGTGGACGTTCGAGAACTATCGCGGCATCTTCGACCAGCCGCTCTTCACGCACGCGCTCGTGAACTCGATCGGGATCGCGATCATCGCGACGGTGCTCGGCGTGGTGTTCGGCGCCATGGCGGCCTACGCGGTTGCCCGGCTCGAGTTCGGCGGGAAGCAGATCCTGATCGCCTCGGCGCTCCTGATCGCGATGTTCCCGCCGATCGCCCTCGTGAACCCGATGTTCAACCTGTGGCGCCAGATCGGCCTGTTCGACACCTGGCCCGGGCTGATCATCCCGTACATGACCTTCTCGCTGCCGCTCGCGATCTACACGCTCTCGGCGTTCTTCCGCGAGATCCCGTGGGACCTCGAGCGGGCCGCGGCGCTCGACGGCGCCACGCCGCTCCAGGCCTTCCGGCGCGTCATCGTGCCGCTGGCCGCGCCGGGCGTCTTCACGACCGCGATCCTGGTGTTCCTGTACTGCTGGAGCGACTTCGTGTTCGCGATCTCGCTCACGTCCACCAACAACGCACGCACGGTGCCGGCGGCGATCGCCTTCTTCACGGGCGCATCACAGTTCCAGCAGCCGACCGGGTCGATCGCGGCGGCCGCCGTCGTCATCACGATCCCGGTCGCCATCGTCGTGCTGCTGTTCCAGCGCCGCATCGTCGCCGGCCTCACGGCCGGGGCGGTGAAGGGCTAATCGAAGGAGGGTAGGGGTCACATGGCAGAGATCGTCCTCGACCACGTCACCAAGCGATTCCCGGACGGCGCCCTGGCCGTCAACGACGTCAACCTCACGATCGCCGACGGCGAGTTCGTGATCCTGGTCGGCCCGTCGGGCTGCGGCAAGTCGACGACGCTGAACATGATCGCGGGGCTCGAGGACATCTCCGACGGCCAGCTGCGCATCGGCGGCGAGGTTGCGAACGACAAGACGCCGCGCGACCGCGACATCGGCATGGTCTTCCAGAACTACGCCCTGTACCCGCACATGACCGTGCGCGGGAACATGGCCTTCTCGCTGAAGCTGGCGAAGGAGGATCCGGCCAAGGTCAAGGAGCGGGTCGAGTGGGCGGCCGACATCCTCGACCTGACCGCGCACCTCGACCGCAAGCCCGCCCAGCTCTCGGGCGGCCAGCGCCAGCGGGTGGCGATGGGCCGCGTGATCGTGCGCACGCCGAACGCGTTCCTGATGGACGAGCCGCTTTCCAACCTCGACGCGAAGCTGCGCGTGCAGATGCGCACGGAGGTCTCGCGGCTGCAGAAGCGGCTGGGGACGACGACCGTCTACGTCACCCACGACCAGGTCGAGGCGATGACGCTCGGCGACCGCGTCGCCGTCATGCGCGGCGGCGAGATCCAGCAGGTCGACCGGCCCGAGGTGCTGTACGACCACCCGCTCAACCTGTTCGTGGCGGGCTTCATCGGTTCACCGGCGATGAACTTCCTGCCGGCGAAGGCGAAGGGCGGCGTGCTCGAGACGCCGCTCGGCGAGCTGAAGCTCCCGGCCGGCCGGGCCGCCGGGCTCGACGGCAAGGAGCGCGACGTCATCATCGGGATCCGTCCCGAGCACTTCGAGGACGCCTCGCTGGTCGGCCCGGACAAGCGCGGACAGGGCGCGACCGTGAAAGCCACGATCGACCTGCTCGAGTCGCTCGGCTCGGACAAGTTCGCCTACTTCACCGTCCAGAGCGAGCGGGCCTCGGCCGAGCACCTGCAGGAGCTCGCGGCCGACGCGGGCACGGGCGACCTGGGCGCGACCGAGGAGGGCGTGCAGGTGACCGCCCGGCTCGACGCCGGCAGCGAGGCGGCCGAGGACAAGGAGCTCGAGATCTGGGTCGACCTGGACAAGATCCAGGTGTTCGATCCGGAGAGCGGCGAGAACCTGACGCTGGGCGACGCGGCCAGGACGAACGGCTCCGAGGCCAAGACGACCGTGCAGCAGGCGGTGCCGGCGAAGGCCGAGGCCGCCGAGCAGCCGGAGCCCGCGCCCGAGACCGAAACCGACTAGCTACACGGGCGGTCCGAACCAGGTCGTGAGGGCATCGGTCAGGCTTGCCCGGCCGTCGGTGCCGACCCAGGCGACGTGGCCGTCCGGGCGGATGAGCACGGCGTCCGGGGCGGGGACGGCGCCGACCACCGGAAGCTCCCAGACGCCGTCGTGGCGGGCGTCGACGAGGCGCACTCGATCGGCCGAGAGGGCGATGTCGACGGCGCCCGGCTCACCCAGGTTCAGGAGCACCGGGCGGGCGTCGTGGAGCAGGCTGAAGACGCGGACCGGGCCGTCCGCCGTGACGACGTCGAGGTCGGGCATGCGCCGGCCGAGGAGCGGGTGGCCCTCGCCGAGGTCGTAGCGGATGTCCAGGGCGGCGGTCTTGGCGGCGAGGCGCGTCCGCGGCTCGTCCGCGCTCAGCAGATCGGCCACGACGTCGCGCAGCGCCTCGATACGGGCGTCCGCGCGCGTCAGCGCGGTCAGCGCCATGGTCGTTCGCAGCGCGTCGGCGGCGACCGGATGGCGCTCGGCCTGGTAGGTGTCGAGCAGGGCCTCCGGCGACACGCCCTTGACGACCTGGGCGAGCTTCCAGCCCAGGTTGACCGCGTCCTGGACGCCGAGGTTCAGGCCCTGTCCGCCGACCGGATAGTGGATGTGTGCGGCGTCTCCGGCCAGGAGCACACGCCCCTCGCGGTATGCCGCCGCCTGCCGGGTCATGTCGGTGAACCGGGAGAGCCGCGTCGGGCTGTGCACGCCGAAGTCGGTTCCCCAGACGCCGACGAGGGCGCGGCGCAGGTCGGCCAGCGTCGGATCGGGATTCTGGCCGGCGTACTTCTCGGTGATGACCACGCCCACCCGCTTGCCGTCGCCGAGCGGGCCGATCGCCTGCGTGCCGTTCTCGTCGTGGCGCATGCCGTACCCCGGCTCCTGGGTCATCTCGGCCTCGGCGATCACCGAGCTGACCGACGGGTCCCAGCCGGGGAACTCGATGCCGGCGGCCTTGCGGATCACGCTGCGACCGCCGTCGCAGCCGACCAGGTAGCCGGCGCGCAGCGGCTCGCCCTCGGCGAGCGTCACCGAGACGCCGTCGCCGTCCTGCTCGAACCCGGCGATCTCGCGCTCGCGCAGGAACGGCACCCCCAGCTCGACCACCCAGCCGGCCAGGATCTGCTCGAACTCGTTCTGCATCAGCGCGAGGCCGTAGTTGTGCCGGGTGGGAAACTCGCTGATGTCCAGGAGCACGCCGGCGAAGCGGCTGATCTGCATCGGCTGCCCGGCGGCGATGAACCGGTCGGCGATACCGCGCTGGTCGAGCACCTCGAGCGTCCGGGCGTGCATGCCGCGCGACCGCGACTCCTCGAGCTCCTGGCGGCCGCGCCGCTCGACGATCACGGTGTCGACGCCCGCCAGCGCCAGCTCGCCCGCCAGCATCAGGCCGGTGGGTCCGCCGCCGGCGATGACGACGGCATGCTCTGCCATGCTCAGGCCCGCCTGCCGCGACGGGGGCGCGGGCGCAGGCGGGCGACGATCTCGTCGCTCCACTCATGGGTGCGGATGAGCCGGTAGCGGTCGCACGCGACGCGGATGTAGGCCTCGGCGTCGGTGCCGCCGCCGACGAGGCCGGCCTCGTGCAGCATGGAAACGACCGGCAGGTACTCCTCCTCGAACCAGCGCCGGGCGGCGGCACGCCGGTCGAGGAACTGGCGCTCGTCCTGGACGAGCCGGAACGCCCAGGCCTCGACGGCCTCGGACAGCTGAGCGTAGTCCCACGGGTCGGTCAGGTGGATGCGCGCGGCCATGTCGGCCGGCAGCGGCACCCGCTGGCGGAAGAGGCGTTGGTAGTCCTTGACGACGAGGTCGCCGCGGCTGGAGATGCCGTCGGCCGGGATCTCGGTCTCGATCTCGGTGACGTGGGCCTCGATCACCGAGTGGTGCAGGGCGAGCGCGACCGAGACGCGGTGGTGGCCGTCGCGGACGAAGTGCAGGTCGCCGACGCGGTAGACCGAGATCGGCGGCATGCCCCGCCCGCGCCGAAGCGCCATGTCGATGCCCTGCCACCGCTCCCGCAGCCGGTTCGAGGTCGGGCGGAAGCGGCGGTCGAAGTCACGGGTGCGGTCGATCGTCCCGACGATGCTCGCGAGCGTGATCGTCTGCAGGCCGAGCGCGCGCTCGCCTTTTCGGCCCAGCGCCCGCACGACCTCGTCGAACGGGAGGATCAGGTTGATGTCGTCCGGCTCGCGGCGCAGCCGGCCCGACAGGGCGGCCAGCACCTGCCGCCGCCGCGCCCGCTGGAAGTCCGTCTCTGCGTCGACCTGGTGCAGGCCGGTGTCCCACGGCATGGCCGTAACCTACTCAGATGGGCGCACGATCGCGGCTTCGCCGGGGCCGAGCACGCGCTCGTGGCGGGTGCGCAGGAGCGGCTCGCCGTCCGGCAGGGGCAATGTCCCATCGCCCAGGTTGAGCGTGACGAGGACGTCGCCGCGGCGGTAGGCGAGCAGGCCGTCGGGCTGGGCGGCCACCACCTCGAGGCCGCCGCGGAGCCGCAGTCCCCGCCGCAGGGCGATCAGCCGGTGGTGCAGCGACCACAGCGACTCGGGGTCGGCGCGCTGGGCCCGGACGTTTCGCTCCTCCGGATCGACGGACGGGAGCCACGGCGTTCCGGTCGTGAACCCGCCCGCCGGCCCCGCGTCCCACTGCATCGGGTGGCGGGCCCGGTCGCGGTTGAACCGGTCGTGCGGCGGATCGCCGCCCGGCCCTTCGAGCAGGCCGATCTCGTCCCCCTGGTAGAGGAACACCGGCCCGGGCAGCGTGTGCAGCAGCACCGCCGCGGCGCGCAGGTTCCTCTCGCCGATGCGCGTGCCGACCCGGCCGAAGTCGTGGTTGGAGAGCATCCAGGCCGTCCCGTCGATCCGCGCCGTCCGCTCCAGCACCGAGCCGATCGCCTCGGCCCGCCACTCCGCGAACAGGAGCTCGAAGACGAACGCGCAGCTGAGCGACTCGAGATAGGGGCCGAGCTCGTCCGTCGGCCGGTACACCTCGCCCACCAGGAACGCGTCGCCGGCCGCCTCGCGCAGCGGCGCCAGGGCCTTGCGGACGGCGGGCGCCCAGTTGCGGGAATGGCGCCGCTCGAGCTTCGCGGCATCGGGCGGTGCGGGGAACGGCGGCGGCCGTGTGGCGGGCGGGTCGTCCAGCAGGTCGGGGTGCTTGCCGAGGCAGTCGAGCGCGTCGAGCCGGAAGCCGTCGACGCCGCGTGAAAGCCAGGTGCGGACGACCACCTGCATGGCCGCGGGCACGGCCGGGTTTCGGAAGTCGAGGTCGGGCTGCTCGGCGAAGAACGAGTGCAGGTACCAGCGGCCGCTGCGCGCGTCTTGCGTCCAGACCGATCCGCCGAACGCCGCCATCCAGTTGTTCGCGGGCTCGTCGGCCCAGACGTACCAGTCCGGATGCGCGCGGAACCACGGGTGCTCGATCGAGGTGTGGTTGGGCACGAGGTCGAGCAGCAGCTTCATGCCCCGCCGGTGCGCCTCGGCGATCAGTTCCTCGAGCTGATCGAGCGTACCCAGGCGCGGGTCGACGCCGGTGAAGTCGGCGATGTCGTAGCCGCCGTCGGCCAGCGGCGAGGGGTACATCGGCGAGAGCCAGAGCGCATGGACGCCGAGGGCGGACAGCTCGTCCAGCCGGCGCACGATCCCGGGGATGTCGCCGACGCCGTCGCCGTCGGAGTCCTGGAACGAGCGCGGATAGATCTGGTAGACGACGGCGTCCTGCCACTGCATCTGCGGCGCCTGGTACCCGTTCTTCACACGCGCAGCACGTCGCGCGCGTTGCCCGAGTAGACGCGCCCGCGGTCGGCGGCGGCGAGGGCGAGCGAGTCGACGTCGGCGATCGTCTCGCCCACCACGTCAGGGCCACCGAGCGGCATGTCGGTGCCGAAGAGCACGTTGCCGGGGCCGAAGAAGTCGAGCGTGCAGCGCAGCGCGTGCGGCGCGCCGAACAGGGCGGTGTCGGCGTAGAAGCGGCGGAAGTACTCGAGCGGCTCGCGCGGCAGCCGCTCCAGCGCCGGCCGCTGGTCCTCCGTCTGGATCTTGCGGAACCGGCCCGAGAAGTAGGGGATCATCGCGCCCGCGTGGTGGGTCAGGATGCGCAGGCCCCGGTGCTCCTCCATGATTCCCGAGTAGACCAGCCGGCACATGGCCGCCGCCGTCTCGAACGGCCAGCCGATCGACCACCAGATGCCGTGCTGCGACCCCGTCTCGACCGGGTAGTCCGGCCAGGCCGGGCTGCGGGTCGGGTGCAGCCAGATCGCGACGTCGAGCTCCTCGGCGAGGGCGAAGAGCGGCCGGTAGCGGGGATCGTCGAGCGGGCGGCCGTTCACGTTCGAGTAGACCTGGAAGCCGAGCGCGCCCAGGTCGCGCACCGACCGGCGCAGCTCCTCGAGACCGGCGTCGACGTCGTTCAGCGGCAGGGCGGCGGCGAAGCCGACGAAGCGGTCGTGGTCGCGGACGAGCCCCGCCATCTCGTCGTTCGCAAGCTGCGCCAATTGGCGCGTGACGGCCGGGTCGCCCAGCTCCTCGATCGGCGGCGCGCCCAGGACGAGCACCTGGCGGTAGTCGTCGAAGGGCGCCAGCGCCCGCTCGCGCGCCTCGAGGTCGTAGAGCACGGGATCCTCGCGCAGCCACGGGCCGTGCTCGCGCACCGCGGCGCTCGCACCCGGGCTTGCCAGGATCTCCTCGACCCGCTCGAGATAGCGGACCGGCGAGATGTGTGCGAAGGCGTCGATCTTCACGTCCGGCCCCGATCCTAATGCCGTCTTCAAACCGCCGGAGTAGGCTGGTGGGCTCCCAACGAAACGGAGGCGACATGGCCGACTCCACCCGCACGATCCTGGCAGCGAGCTTCACGACCGTCGACGGCGGCACCCGCGGTGCGGCCTCGGTCGGCGGCGCGTTCCCCGACCGCGTCGGGAACACCGCCGTCCTCGTCGTGCGCGACGACGGCAAGGTCAAGTTCATCGAGTCCAAGGATTGGGGCGCCGGCCGCGGTGCGCTGCTCGGCGGCGCAATTGGCATCATCGGCGGCCCGATCGGCATCCTGGCCGGAGGCACGATCGGCGGGCTGACCGCCAAGCTCCGCGACTCCGGGTTCAAGAACAGCCAGCTGGAGGCGCTGGGGAAATCCATGCAGCCCGGCTCGTCGGCCTCGGTGATCGAGATCTCGCAGGATGTCGTGCCGCAGGCCGAGCAGATCCTGAAGGTGCTCGGCGCGGGCCAGATCGTCACCGAGGCGATCGACTCGAGCGTCGCCGCGCTGTTCGAGGGCGACGCCGCGCCGGCACCGGAGACGGAGATCGCGTCGGCGGCGACAACCTGATCTGATCCACGCCCCCGCCCGGATCGGCGGGCGGGGGCGTGGGATACTGGCGCGCGATCGGCCGATGCCGCAGACGCGCTACGCACGCAGCGGGGACGTCTCGATCGCCTACCAGGTGCTCGGCGAGGGCGATCGTGACCTCGTCGTCGTGCCCTGGCGTCGAGCACGCGCGTGATCGCGTTCGACAAGCGCGGGACGGGCATGTTGGACCCCGTCGCCGGCGCGCCCACCTCGAGACGCGGATGGACGACGTGCGCGCCGTCATGGACGCGGTCAAGTCGGGGCGGGCTGCGCTCGTCCGCGTTTCCGAGGGCGCGACGATGAGCGTCCTCTTCGCCGCGACATACCCGGACCGCGTCTGGGGGCTGGTGCTCTACGCCGGCATCGCCGGGGCCACCTGGGCGCCCGGATATCCGTGGGCGCCGACGACGTGGTCTCGTCGATGGAGAAGGCCGCCGAGCTTGGCGACTCGCGCTGGCGCGACCTCGTCCGCGAGCACCACCGCATCATCCGTGGCGAGCTGGCCCGGTTCCGGGGTCGCGAGGTCGACACCGCCGGGGACGGGTTCCTGGCCGCGTTCGACGGCCCCGCGCGCGCCGGCCTGCACACGGGCGAATGCGAGCTCGTCGACGGCAAGCCGGCGGGGCTGGCGGTGCACATCGGCGCCCGGGCGGCGGCGCAGGCAGGGCCGGCCGAGGTGGTCGTCTCGCAGACCGTGCCCGACGGCGCGACCGGCTAACGGCTCGGGCGGCGGGCGGTGATGGGCCAGCCGTCCGCGCCCGGCCACCAGACGCCGTGGGCGAAGTTCGGCTCGCGGCGGACGCGCACGTCGCAGAACCCGGCGGCCTCGAGGTGGGCGACCAGGTCGGCCAGCGCGAACAGGCGCAGCTCGAGCGTCTCGCCGGGGCCGCCGTGGAAGACCAGGTCGCGGTGCTCGCAGACCCGGCCGTCCCGCGTCCTGTTGCGCAGCACGTGCTCGCCGTCGCGGGTGACGATCTCGTAGTCGTGCAGGTCGGGGTAGTGCTCGACCGTCTCGCCGTCGGCGCGGTAGGGCACGCTGAAGACGAGCAGGCCGCCCGGCCGCAGCAGGTCGTGCAGGCCCGTGAAGGCCGGCTGCACCGGCGGCGGCACATGCTCGAGCACCTCGCTGCAGACGACCAGGTCGTAGCGGCCGGCGTGCTCGCCGGGCGCGCACACGTCGAGGCGCGGCTCGCAGTGGTAGAAGGTGTTCGCGTAGCTCATCCGGCGGGCGAGCAGCGCGGCCAGCGGCAGCGGGTCGCTCATGCCGACCCCGGTCAGGTCGGGCCGGGCGGGCAGCGCGCACAGCGGCTCCGTGCTCCCGAAGAGCTCGCGCGCGATCAGGTCGGCGAGGCCGCGGAACCGGGCCGCCGACCCGCACCGCGGGCAGCTGGCCGTGTCGCGCGGCCAGCCACGGGTCTCGGCGACGGCGTTCGTGCCGCACAGATTGCAGGTGAAGCGGTGGGCGCGGCGGGTGCCCGGCGCGCGCAGGTCGAAGAGCGTCCGCAGGCCGGCCGCGTCGAGGCACGGCACGTCCGCGAGCGCGGCCGTCCCGAGCACGGCGTCGACGCGCAGCTCGAGCTGCGCCGTCTCGACGTCCTCGACCAGCACCATGTCGGGCGAGCCCTCGCCGAGCTCGGCCGCGACGGGCACGACGTCGGCGGCGGCCCCCCCGTGGATCAGGAGCGTCGCCGCATCGCCGGCCCCGAAATGCCCGGCGTAGTCGCGGAGCAAATCGGCCGCCCCGGGCTCGCGCCAGTCGAGCGCGGCCGTGAAGGTGACGGCGCCCACGATGTGTTCCGGAGCACTGGAAGCCATAACGCCTGCACATCGGCGATTCCGCCGTCCGGCTTGAGCGAGAAGGTGCAAACCTCGGCGTCACGAGAGATTGACAGTTTCCAAACAGCGGGTAGGATGCTCCCGGTAAGCGGCGCGTTTCTGGACCTATAGGAGGCTGGTGTGAGGAGAACGGGTGCCCGTGGCGTGGTCCTGCTCTGTGTGAGCATGGCCATGCTGGCAATGGCGTCGGTGGCTGACGCCGCAGTTGTCGGTTCGAAACCGATCCAGACGTGGCAGGCGAATGGAACGGTTCGAGTCGAGGTGATCAGCGGCAACACTGTGTATCTCGGTGGCAGCTTCACCGCCATGCTCCCTGCCGGCTCGACAGGCTCGGGCGCCGTCACCCGCAACGGTGCGGCAGCCATCAACCTCGATACCGGGGCGCTCCTGCCCTGGAACCCGAACGTCACCGGCGGCACGGTCTACGCCATCGAGACGTCGGGATCGAACGTCTATCTCGGCGGCGGGTTCACGACCGTCGGCACCGCGACGAACCACAAGCGGATCGTCGAGGTCGACGGCACGAGCGGTGCGATCGTCACCGGGTTCAAGCCGCCGACGCCGAACAAGATCGTGCACGGCATCACCGTGTCGGGCTCGAACGTGTTCATCGGCGGTGCGTTCACGACGATGGGCGGCGCGAGCCACCCGTTCGTCGTGAAGGCGAACGCCGCCACCGGCGCACTCGACACCTCCTGGGCGCCCGTGGTCGACGGCGAGGTGCACGCGATCGCGGTCGACCCGACCGGCACGCGCGTCATTCTGGGCGGGTTCTTCCGCAACCTGAACGGCGCATCGTTCATCGGTGTGGGCGCCGTCAACAACACCAACGGCCAGACGGCCGCGTGGGCGTGGCACAC includes:
- a CDS encoding VOC family protein; its protein translation is MLKQLTHVQVWVHDQDEALAFYTDKLGMELREDITVPEMGNFRWLSVGIPGQDVSITLMAIPGPPVFEQETRKQIQELLAKGASGGLFFATDDAQGSYEELKDRGVEFTQEPTEQPYGIDAGFRDPSGNQMRMATLSDPA
- a CDS encoding ABC transporter substrate-binding protein is translated as MNARRVLGVVVGVMGILATAVACGQSSGSTKGPVTLNWYIFPEFSGAFVKSAAQCSAHSGGAYTIKIQTLPNAADGQRQQMVRRLAADDSSLDILGLDVTWTPEFAEAGWIQPWPQDLRQKIEKGTLKTMVNTATWNGKLYSAPFNTNTQLLWYRKDLVPHPPKTWKQMISMADQLAKEGKPHLIEIQGAQYEGYTVWFNTLVNSAGGQIVSPDGKRVVLGQPAVLALDTIHALAHSNGADPSLGNQMEDQNRLQFEAGRAAFELNYPYVYPSAKADVPDIFKNMKWTTYPTVKDGVPARVTIGGINLAVGEFSKHKAQAFAAIQCLRNPQNEIRNAVLGGLPPVLEKIYSQPAFQKAYPMWKAIFDTLKNASVRPKTPAYQSVSLQISYTLTPPTGVSAGLLGTLRSRISDAINSKGLVP
- a CDS encoding sugar ABC transporter permease, producing MRLPFRTNVGAVAEAGPRVAMGRPRKRMLTERQRAERKLAWMLCAPAVIIMALVAVYPIVYAIYLSFQRYDLRFPADQKWVGLANYQTILSSTGLWWQAFGVTVVITVVSVTIELILGFAVAFVMHRTLFTRGLVRTAVLIPYGIVTVVAAFSWQYAWTPGTGYLISWFGSPTSAPLTHQWSAIAIIILAEVWKTTPFMALLLLAGLSLVPDELLRAAKVDGATGWQRFIRVIVPVMKPAILVALLFRTLDAFRIFDNIYILTQGSQNTRSVSILNYDQLFTALNLGVGSAMSVLIFIAVALIAFTFIKGFGAAAPGQDLR
- a CDS encoding carbohydrate ABC transporter permease, yielding MRSTPRQKIGWGIANVVVLVIAAVPVLWLVSLSFKDPSTLTDGSFYPKKWTFENYRGIFDQPLFTHALVNSIGIAIIATVLGVVFGAMAAYAVARLEFGGKQILIASALLIAMFPPIALVNPMFNLWRQIGLFDTWPGLIIPYMTFSLPLAIYTLSAFFREIPWDLERAAALDGATPLQAFRRVIVPLAAPGVFTTAILVFLYCWSDFVFAISLTSTNNARTVPAAIAFFTGASQFQQPTGSIAAAAVVITIPVAIVVLLFQRRIVAGLTAGAVKG
- the ugpC gene encoding sn-glycerol-3-phosphate ABC transporter ATP-binding protein UgpC; its protein translation is MAEIVLDHVTKRFPDGALAVNDVNLTIADGEFVILVGPSGCGKSTTLNMIAGLEDISDGQLRIGGEVANDKTPRDRDIGMVFQNYALYPHMTVRGNMAFSLKLAKEDPAKVKERVEWAADILDLTAHLDRKPAQLSGGQRQRVAMGRVIVRTPNAFLMDEPLSNLDAKLRVQMRTEVSRLQKRLGTTTVYVTHDQVEAMTLGDRVAVMRGGEIQQVDRPEVLYDHPLNLFVAGFIGSPAMNFLPAKAKGGVLETPLGELKLPAGRAAGLDGKERDVIIGIRPEHFEDASLVGPDKRGQGATVKATIDLLESLGSDKFAYFTVQSERASAEHLQELAADAGTGDLGATEEGVQVTARLDAGSEAAEDKELEIWVDLDKIQVFDPESGENLTLGDAARTNGSEAKTTVQQAVPAKAEAAEQPEPAPETETD
- a CDS encoding FAD-dependent monooxygenase, encoding MAEHAVVIAGGGPTGLMLAGELALAGVDTVIVERRGRQELEESRSRGMHARTLEVLDQRGIADRFIAAGQPMQISRFAGVLLDISEFPTRHNYGLALMQNEFEQILAGWVVELGVPFLREREIAGFEQDGDGVSVTLAEGEPLRAGYLVGCDGGRSVIRKAAGIEFPGWDPSVSSVIAEAEMTQEPGYGMRHDENGTQAIGPLGDGKRVGVVITEKYAGQNPDPTLADLRRALVGVWGTDFGVHSPTRLSRFTDMTRQAAAYREGRVLLAGDAAHIHYPVGGQGLNLGVQDAVNLGWKLAQVVKGVSPEALLDTYQAERHPVAADALRTTMALTALTRADARIEALRDVVADLLSADEPRTRLAAKTAALDIRYDLGEGHPLLGRRMPDLDVVTADGPVRVFSLLHDARPVLLNLGEPGAVDIALSADRVRLVDARHDGVWELPVVGAVPAPDAVLIRPDGHVAWVGTDGRASLTDALTTWFGPPV